A portion of the Betta splendens chromosome 2, fBetSpl5.4, whole genome shotgun sequence genome contains these proteins:
- the hdac8 gene encoding histone deacetylase 8 isoform X1 produces MSCRGDSDDDGSSKRRVAYVYSPEYIETCDTLSKVPNRASMVHSLIEAYGLLEHMSVVKPRVATIEEMAKFHTDSYLEHLHKISQDGDNDDPQSVDYGLGYDCPVVEGIFDYAAAVGGATLTAAQCLLDHKCGVAINWAGGWHHAKKDEASGFCYVNDAVLGILRLREKYERVLYVDVDLHHGDGVEDAFSFTSKVMTVSLHKFSPGFFPGTGDLSDTGLGKGRWYAVNVPLEDGIKDDRYYQVFTSVMQEVRAQFNPEAVVMQLGADTMAGDPMCSFNMTPVGVGKCLQHVLQWQLPTLLLGGGGYNLANTARCWTYLTAAVLGKTLSSEIPDHEFFTEYGPDYSLEISPSCRPDRNDTKHLDQVVSTIKGNLKNVV; encoded by the exons ATGAGTTGCAGAGgagacagtgatgatgatggcagcAGTAAACGGAGAGTCGCCTACGTTTACAGCCCGGAGTACATCGAAACCTGCGACACTTTATCCAAAGTACCGAACCGG GCGAGTATGGTTCACTCGTTAATAGAAGCTTATGGTTTACTTGAACACATGAG CGTTGTGAAGCCTCGAGTCGCCACCATAGAGGAAATGGCCAAGTTCCACACAGATTCCTACTTGGAGCATCTACATAAGATCAGCCAGGACGGAGACAATGATGACCCCCAGTCAGTCGACTATGGCCTGG GTTATGACTGTCCGGTGGTGGAGGGGATATTTGACTATGCAGCAGCAGTAGGAGGAGCTACGCTCACAGCAGCCCAGTGTCTACTGGACCACAAGTGTGGTGTTGCCATCAACTGGGCAGGAGGCTGGCACCACGCTAAAAA agaCGAGGCATCAGGTTTTTGTTATGTGAACGATGCAGTGCTGGGAATCCTCCGGCTGAGAGAGAAGTACGAGCGAGTTCTCTATGTGGACGTTGACCTGCATCATGGGGATG GAGTTGAAGATGCCTTTAGTTTCACATCTAAGGTTATGACCGTCTCCCTGCACAAGTTCTCTCCTGGTTTCTTTCCCG GTACAGGTGACCTGAGTGACACTGGACTGGGTAAAGGCCGCTGGTATGCTGTAAACGTCCCCCTGGAGGACGGCATCAAGGATGACCGATACTACCAGGTTTTCACCAG TGTGATGCAGGAGGTGCGGGCACAGTTCAACCCAGAAGCTGTGGTGATGCAGCTGGGTGCCGACACCATGGCCGGCGACCCTATGTGCTCCTTCAACATGACTCCAGTGGGGGTGGGCAAGTGTCTGCAGCATGTCCTGCAGTGGCAGCTTCCTACACTGCTGCTTGGAGGAG GAGGTTATAACCTGGCTAACACGGCTCGCTGTTGGACCTACCTGACGGCAGCAGTGCTGGGAAAGACTCTTTCATCTGAGATACCAGACCACGAG TTTTTTACAGAATATGGGCCGGACTATTCACTGGAGATCAGCCCGAGCTGCCGACCGGACCGCAATGACACAAAACACCTGGACCAGGTCGTCAGCACCATCaaag GGAATTTAAAGAATGTGGTTTAG
- the hdac8 gene encoding histone deacetylase 8 isoform X2, producing the protein MMMAAVNGESPTFTARSTSKPATLYPKYRTGVVKPRVATIEEMAKFHTDSYLEHLHKISQDGDNDDPQSVDYGLGYDCPVVEGIFDYAAAVGGATLTAAQCLLDHKCGVAINWAGGWHHAKKDEASGFCYVNDAVLGILRLREKYERVLYVDVDLHHGDGVEDAFSFTSKVMTVSLHKFSPGFFPGTGDLSDTGLGKGRWYAVNVPLEDGIKDDRYYQVFTSVMQEVRAQFNPEAVVMQLGADTMAGDPMCSFNMTPVGVGKCLQHVLQWQLPTLLLGGGGYNLANTARCWTYLTAAVLGKTLSSEIPDHEFFTEYGPDYSLEISPSCRPDRNDTKHLDQVVSTIKGNLKNVV; encoded by the exons atgatgatggcagcAGTAAACGGAGAGTCGCCTACGTTTACAGCCCGGAGTACATCGAAACCTGCGACACTTTATCCAAAGTACCGAACCGG CGTTGTGAAGCCTCGAGTCGCCACCATAGAGGAAATGGCCAAGTTCCACACAGATTCCTACTTGGAGCATCTACATAAGATCAGCCAGGACGGAGACAATGATGACCCCCAGTCAGTCGACTATGGCCTGG GTTATGACTGTCCGGTGGTGGAGGGGATATTTGACTATGCAGCAGCAGTAGGAGGAGCTACGCTCACAGCAGCCCAGTGTCTACTGGACCACAAGTGTGGTGTTGCCATCAACTGGGCAGGAGGCTGGCACCACGCTAAAAA agaCGAGGCATCAGGTTTTTGTTATGTGAACGATGCAGTGCTGGGAATCCTCCGGCTGAGAGAGAAGTACGAGCGAGTTCTCTATGTGGACGTTGACCTGCATCATGGGGATG GAGTTGAAGATGCCTTTAGTTTCACATCTAAGGTTATGACCGTCTCCCTGCACAAGTTCTCTCCTGGTTTCTTTCCCG GTACAGGTGACCTGAGTGACACTGGACTGGGTAAAGGCCGCTGGTATGCTGTAAACGTCCCCCTGGAGGACGGCATCAAGGATGACCGATACTACCAGGTTTTCACCAG TGTGATGCAGGAGGTGCGGGCACAGTTCAACCCAGAAGCTGTGGTGATGCAGCTGGGTGCCGACACCATGGCCGGCGACCCTATGTGCTCCTTCAACATGACTCCAGTGGGGGTGGGCAAGTGTCTGCAGCATGTCCTGCAGTGGCAGCTTCCTACACTGCTGCTTGGAGGAG GAGGTTATAACCTGGCTAACACGGCTCGCTGTTGGACCTACCTGACGGCAGCAGTGCTGGGAAAGACTCTTTCATCTGAGATACCAGACCACGAG TTTTTTACAGAATATGGGCCGGACTATTCACTGGAGATCAGCCCGAGCTGCCGACCGGACCGCAATGACACAAAACACCTGGACCAGGTCGTCAGCACCATCaaag GGAATTTAAAGAATGTGGTTTAG
- the hdac8 gene encoding histone deacetylase 8 isoform X3, whose translation MVHSLIEAYGLLEHMSVVKPRVATIEEMAKFHTDSYLEHLHKISQDGDNDDPQSVDYGLGYDCPVVEGIFDYAAAVGGATLTAAQCLLDHKCGVAINWAGGWHHAKKDEASGFCYVNDAVLGILRLREKYERVLYVDVDLHHGDGVEDAFSFTSKVMTVSLHKFSPGFFPGTGDLSDTGLGKGRWYAVNVPLEDGIKDDRYYQVFTSVMQEVRAQFNPEAVVMQLGADTMAGDPMCSFNMTPVGVGKCLQHVLQWQLPTLLLGGGGYNLANTARCWTYLTAAVLGKTLSSEIPDHEFFTEYGPDYSLEISPSCRPDRNDTKHLDQVVSTIKGNLKNVV comes from the exons ATGGTTCACTCGTTAATAGAAGCTTATGGTTTACTTGAACACATGAG CGTTGTGAAGCCTCGAGTCGCCACCATAGAGGAAATGGCCAAGTTCCACACAGATTCCTACTTGGAGCATCTACATAAGATCAGCCAGGACGGAGACAATGATGACCCCCAGTCAGTCGACTATGGCCTGG GTTATGACTGTCCGGTGGTGGAGGGGATATTTGACTATGCAGCAGCAGTAGGAGGAGCTACGCTCACAGCAGCCCAGTGTCTACTGGACCACAAGTGTGGTGTTGCCATCAACTGGGCAGGAGGCTGGCACCACGCTAAAAA agaCGAGGCATCAGGTTTTTGTTATGTGAACGATGCAGTGCTGGGAATCCTCCGGCTGAGAGAGAAGTACGAGCGAGTTCTCTATGTGGACGTTGACCTGCATCATGGGGATG GAGTTGAAGATGCCTTTAGTTTCACATCTAAGGTTATGACCGTCTCCCTGCACAAGTTCTCTCCTGGTTTCTTTCCCG GTACAGGTGACCTGAGTGACACTGGACTGGGTAAAGGCCGCTGGTATGCTGTAAACGTCCCCCTGGAGGACGGCATCAAGGATGACCGATACTACCAGGTTTTCACCAG TGTGATGCAGGAGGTGCGGGCACAGTTCAACCCAGAAGCTGTGGTGATGCAGCTGGGTGCCGACACCATGGCCGGCGACCCTATGTGCTCCTTCAACATGACTCCAGTGGGGGTGGGCAAGTGTCTGCAGCATGTCCTGCAGTGGCAGCTTCCTACACTGCTGCTTGGAGGAG GAGGTTATAACCTGGCTAACACGGCTCGCTGTTGGACCTACCTGACGGCAGCAGTGCTGGGAAAGACTCTTTCATCTGAGATACCAGACCACGAG TTTTTTACAGAATATGGGCCGGACTATTCACTGGAGATCAGCCCGAGCTGCCGACCGGACCGCAATGACACAAAACACCTGGACCAGGTCGTCAGCACCATCaaag GGAATTTAAAGAATGTGGTTTAG